The following coding sequences lie in one Montipora foliosa isolate CH-2021 chromosome 11, ASM3666993v2, whole genome shotgun sequence genomic window:
- the LOC137976259 gene encoding uncharacterized protein, with protein MGQNICTSNSVVDDKEINMKTVSLVSHKMLKSLPVGSLSFLESKKQAKHLFEKFAGTGAKDLIEKGRQKHGMPAPAKAKVVLGSEGEIYSLPVDCGMFAAVSTAYSYHYNLRTSPDDWWFCVIKRVAYEIDANAEKESVRKMFVDHKGKKDITVVVEERDILKVDYECFFDEITKSIRENVKVPEFVDGTTADFSTTTPVLKIVSQITLMYSVKEYFDYGMALGCGIPAVEMLGTEEDWAKLTSKLKVLRTLLEPIEKDLRLGEAWWNVVREVFHNLLKTYQGKPDRKWWSHIVDYQFAYRSGLMRDGIEMIRGWITEFLLGSVYPGYVKDEGDFTSGLVSVPVDLTDVLSGRTDTAALVGGMLGFTVHGKSVQPFQGWSLVLGEDSPFLLTEG; from the exons ATGGGTCAGAATATTTGCACATCAAACTCGGTGGTCGACGACAAGGAGATAAACATGAAGACTGTTTCGCTCGTAAGCCACAAAATGTTAAAATCTCTCCCAGTTGGCTCTTTAAGTTTTCTGGAGAGCAAAAAGCAAGCCAAACACTTGTTCGAGAAGTTTGCTGGAACAGGGGCCAAAGACTTAATCGAAAAAGGGAGGCAAAAACACGGTATGCCAGCACCTGCGAAAGCCAAGGTCGTGTTGGGATCCGAAGGCGAAATTTATTCACTTCCTGTTGACTGTGggatgtttgcagccgtttcAACAGCCTACAGTTATCACTATAACCTCCGAACTTCGCCGGACGACTGGTGGTTTTGTGTCATTAAACGGGTCGCTTACGAGATCGACGCGAACGCCGAGAAAGAGTCTGTTCGCAAGATGTTTGTCGATCATAAGGGAAAGAAAGACATAACTGTTGTCGTGGAAGAACGCGACATTCTCAAAGTCGACTACGAATGTTTTTTTGATGAAATAACGAAAAGTATTAGAGAAAACGTCAAGGTTCCGGAGTTTGTGGATGGAACGACGGCAGATTTTAGCACTACGACACCAGTGCTCAAGATTGTGTCGCAAATCACACTGATGTACTCGGTGAAGGAGTATTTCGATTATGGAATGGCCTTGGGATGCGGGATTCCCGCTGTGGAGATGCTAGGAACCGAGGAGGATTGGGCAAAATTAACTTCCAAGTTGAAAGTTCTGAGGACACTCCTTGAACCAATAGAAAAGGACCTTCGCTTGGGTGAGGCATGGTGGAATGTGGTTCGGGAAGTGTTCCACAACTTGCTGAAAACTTACCAGGGGAAGCCTGATAGAAAATGGTGGAGTCACATCGTAGATTACCAATTCGCATACCGTTCAG GTTTAATGCGTGATGGGATAGAAATGATCAGAGGATGGATCACCGAATTTTTGTTGGGAAGCGTCTACCCAGGCTATGTTAAGGATGAGGGTGATTTTACGAGTGGGCTGGTTAGTGTTCCAGTCGATTTAACTGATGTGCTATCTGGTCGGACGGACACAGCTGCATTGGTAGGAGGAATGCTGGGTTTCACTGTCCACGGAAAATCTGTCCAACCATTTCAAGGATGGTCTCTCGTACTGGGCGAAGATTCGCCTTTTCTCTTGACGGAAGGCTAG
- the LOC137975324 gene encoding uncharacterized protein: MGQIIGTSNTADVNKEMTMKTVSLVSHKMLKSLPVGSLSFLESEKQAKHLFEKFAGTGAKDLIEKGRQKYGMPAPAKAKVVLGSEGKIRSLPADCGMFAAVSTAYSYHYNLRTSPDDWWFCVIKRVACAIDENSEKESVRKMFVDHEGKKDITVVVNEPDIFKVDYEYFFDEITKGIRENVKVPEFVDGTTADFSTTTPVLKIVSQITLMYSVKEYFNYLMIAGCGIPAVEMLGTEEDWAKLTSKLKVLRTLLEPIEKDLRLGEAWWNVVREVFHNLLKTYQGEPDTKWWSHIVDYQTAYSSGFIINGRKKIKGWITEFLEGTTLRDIKDEGDFTSGLVSVPVDITDVLSGRTDTAAMVGGMLGFTVHGKSVQPFQGWSLVLGEDSPFLLTEG; encoded by the exons ATGGGTCAGATTATTGGCACATCAAACACGGCAGACGTGAACAAGGAGATGACCATGAAGACCGTTTCGCTCGTAAGCCACAAAATGTTAAAATCTCTCCCAGTTGGCTCTTTAAGTTTTCTGGAGAGCGAAAAGCAAGCCAAACACTTGTTTGAGAAGTTTGCTGGAACAGGGGCCAAAGACTTAATCGAAAAAGGGAGGCAAAAATACGGTATGCCAGCACCTGCGAAAGCCAAGGTCGTGTTGGGGTCCGAAGGCAAAATTCGTTCACTTCCTGCTGACTGTGggatgtttgcagccgtttcAACAGCCTACAGTTATCACTATAACCTCCGAACTTCGCCGGACGACTGGTGGTTTTGTGTCATTAAACGGGTCGCTTGCGCGATCGACGAGAACTCCGAGAAAGAGTCTGTTCGCAAAATGTTTGTCGATCATGAAGGAAAGAAAGACATAACTGTTGTTGTGAACGAACCCGACATCTTCAAAGTCGACTACGAATATTTTTTCGACGAAATAACGAAAGGAATTAGAGAAAACGTCAAGGTTCCGGAGTTTGTGGATGGAACGACGGCAGATTTTAGCACTACGACACCAGTGCTGAAGATTGTGTCGCAAATCACACTGATGTACTCGGTGAAGGAGTATTTCAATTATCTAATGATTGCGGGATGCGGGATTCCTGCTGTGGAGATGCTAGGAACCGAGGAGGATTGGGCAAAATTAACTTCCAAGTTGAAAGTTCTGAGGACACTCCTTGAACCAATAGAAAAGGACCTTCGCTTGGGTGAGGCATGGTGGAATGTGGTTCGGGAAGTGTTCCACAACTTGCTGAAAACTTACCAGGGGGAGCCCGATACAAAATGGTGGAGTCACATCGTTGATTACCAAACCGCATACTCTTCAG GTTTTATAATTAATGGTAGGAAAAAGATCAAAGGATGGATCACCGAATTTTTGGAGGGAACAACCTTACGAGATATTAAGGATGAGGGTGATTTTACAAGTGGGCTGGTTAGTGTTCCAGTCGATATAACTGATGTGCTATCTGGTCGGACGGACACAGCTGCAATGGTAGGAGGAATGCTGGGTTTCACTGTCCACGGAAAATCTGTCCAACCATTTCAAGGATGGTCTCTCGTACTGGGCGAAGATTCGCCTTTTCTCTTAACGGAAGGCTAG